In the genome of Desulfomicrobium macestii, the window AAAGTCGAGAATGGCCCCTGCCGCGTCAGCAACCCAAGTTCAAGCGTGGCCCGCGTCACCGCCAACGCCGCCGGGACATGCGAGTTGTCCGTGACCGTGCGCGACCGCAACGATGTGGAGCTGGGAGTCGGGCAGGGCAGTTTCAGCGCCAGCGTGACCCAGGAAGCCGTCAGGCAGGGCGAGCAGAAGGCGCAAGCCGGCGGCGAAGCGCAAAAACTGGTGCAGAACGCTCCGGCCAAGGCGCGCAAGGGCGATTACGACGGCGCCATAGGGGACGCCGAGGAAGCAGCCCGGCTTGATCCCAAGAACACGGCGGCCAAGGCACTGGCGGACAAGCTGCGAAGTGAGAAGGAAAGGATTCATGCGCAGCTGGAGAAGACCAGGAAGTTCATGGAAGAGAGGAGGTACAACGAGGCGCAAAGGGAGCTTACTGTCGCCCAGAATCTGAACACGTACTATCCGCCCATCCGTGAGATGGAGGAGACGCTCAGGAAACACTGGAGCGCCTGGAACCAGGAGGTCAACCAGAAAAATTACGAGATCCGCGAGGCAATCGAAAAGAAGGAGTTCGGCAAGGCTCTTGAAATGGCGGCTGCTTGGCGGACCTCGACGGTCATTGCTCCCCACTCGGAAAAGGAGCTCAAGCAGAACGAGAATTGGGCGCGCAAGTGGCAGACCCAAAAAATGGTGCAGGTCACGCTGCTGCGGGAAGCCGGGGATATGGTCAAAGAGTACGACTATGCCGGTGCAGTGAAGCGTTTCGAGCAGGGATTTCTGAACTGGAACAATGTATTCAGTGGAATCGAGCCGGAATACAGGGAGGCCAGGGAACTGCAGGCCAGGGCCGCCAAGGCCGACAAGCGCCTGCGCGAGATCGTGCCCCTGCTTGAAACCGTGATCAAAACCAAGACGCGCTCGCCCGCCGACATCGAGCGTGGCACGCGCCTGGCCGATGAGGCCGTGGCCCTGCAGCCGAATAACCAGCAGTTTGCGCAGTGGCGCGACATGCTGCGCGATGAAGCGGCCGGGGCAGCTTCGGGCCAGAGCGGTCCGGCCGGATCTGCGGCAGGGGAGCAGGCCGCAAGGGAATTGTGGCAGGAAGCCGAAAAATTGCAGCTTGAGAACGACTATGTCGGGGCGTTGCAGAAATACAGGGAAGGCCTGAAGCTTCATGCGGATCCGGCCATCGAGAACCGGGTCAAGACCCTGGAAAAATATGTGGCTGTGACCAAGGGCTCAAAGCCTGCGACTTCCGGTAAATCCGTCCAGACTGAACCAGCTTCGACCAAGCCTGTGGACACTCTGCCGGCCAAACAACATGCTGACGCGACGAAGTCGGGCAGTCTGGTGGGCGAGTGGGAGATTCTGAGCCCCGGCCACAAGGGGAAGCTGCTGATTCTGGAACAGGGCGGAGCGGGCTTTTCCGGCCGTGCCTATCCCGATCAGCCTGATCACGACACCGTGATTGAGGGCCTCATCGATGGAACCAGGATCTCCTTCGTCAGGACTGGCTGGAAGCGGTTCGCCAACCTGCGTCAGGACTTCACAGGTACTCTTGGGGTCGATGATGCGGGGAAGGATGTGATGAAGGGCTCGTTCTCCCAGAACGGCAAGGGTTCAACCACATGGTCGGCGACACGGGTCGGGCCCGTCCAGGCTGTGCCGTCCGTTCCGGAGAAGGGGCCCGCCGCCGAGGCACCGTCAGCCGCGCCACCTGCGGCAGCCAGGGACGCGGATGTCGCCCCGGCCGCAAGCTCCATCAATATGCTTGGCGAATGGAATCATGTCGGGAACGGGCACACGACAAAATTGATCGTCGGCAAGCAGGGCGGCAATGCATTTTCCGGAGTCATGCATGGAAACCCGCTGATAAACGGGTTGGTTGACGGAAACAAAGTCACCTTCACCCGCGATATTCCCCAGCGTCAGGATTATACGGGAACGCTCACGGTCGGGCCCGATGGCGCCATGAGCATGAGCGGAACGTTTACGCAGAAAGGTTCAAAAGGATTGTATAAATGGTCTTCCAGCAAACCGGCTCCGCAGGAAGAGTCACAGACGGCTGGTCAGCAAACGTCCCCGCCCCTTTCATCCGCGTCACCAGACAACGAAGCCGATGCGAAAACATCTGGCGGGGCGGGCTGGAAAGCCGTGACCATAGGCAATGTGAGCTTCGCGGTTCCGGCATCATGGGGACACAAGACCATGAAAGAGCCGAGCGTGGAGGAACTTAATCTTTACTGGGACGGCAGTTTTGATGCGCCTCTGCATGGGTTATCCGGAGGAGTCTCGATCGATTACGCCCGTGCCAAATCCGATCTATCCGGATCTCGAACCTTGCGCCTGGGTGGGGTGGAAGTCCTGCGGGTCGACGATGGCCCTGCCATGAACCTGCTTTTTCCGCCCATGTCCGGCAACCGGGGCGTGGCTCTGGTGGTCTTTCGTGGACCGGGCGGCAATCAGGCCACCATCGATGCGCTGCTGAAAACCTTTCGCGTCAATGGTCAGGCCGTGCCGGGCGACGGCAAGGCCCTGACCACCGGGCAGAAATATCGAGAGGGGATGCGCTGGGTGAGCGCGTCGAATCCGGGCCATTATCTGGAACGCAGGACCACGGCCAAGGGCGTGCGCTGGATCGAGCACGATGGCGGCAAGGTGCTGTTCGAATTCGAGGAGAAGGGCGGGTCGAGCACGCATGGCTCCGTCACGATCTTTGATCCGTCACGAAACATCTCGGGCGTGCTGTATCCGGACAGGTTTGAATTCAGCCGGGACGGCAGGAAGCTGGGTTCGCACCAGGGCGGCTGGAAATAGCCTTTAGCGCTCGTAGAGCGTCTGCCCCTCGCGGTCTATCTGTTCTCGCAGTCCGGGGCGGTCGATGGTGTCGAGAAGGGACAGGTCGATCATCCAGGGCAGGAGCATGTCGTCAAGGTCGCTCATGATGCCCAAAAGGTGGTTGTGGGTCAGTTTTTCGCCGACCAGGGTCAGTTCGATGTCCGAACCGGGCTTGAACGTGCCCGTGGCGCGGGAACCGTAAAGGATGGCCTTTTCCACTTCCGGGTACAGGGCCAGGGCGGCCTGGATTTCCTCGATGGCCTCTTCGGGCAGTCCGAAACGCATCAGATGTCTTCCTCGTTCATGCCGGCCTCAAGCCTGGCCGACAGAGCATTAAAAGCGTGAGAGTGTTGGCACGTTAACCGCGATACGGTTTGCCACGTCCGGATAACAGGCATGTGAACTCAGATTGCGGTCCTTGCTCATGTCCATCCATATCTGACAATTTTCATATTTTAGATGGGGTTGCACGATCAGGCAAGCGTTCAGCCATGGCGGGCATCGCGTCAAATCTCCCATAATGCCTTTGACGGTTTCCGGCCCGGACGATATCCCATGGCCTGGCCGCGGACGGAAGCCCGGCACATTCTTGAAAAAAAGGGGGGATGGGCATGAAGGACGTCATCATCTGGGGTACAGGGCAGGGCGGGCGTATGATCG includes:
- a CDS encoding nucleotidyltransferase domain-containing protein, with translation MRFGLPEEAIEEIQAALALYPEVEKAILYGSRATGTFKPGSDIELTLVGEKLTHNHLLGIMSDLDDMLLPWMIDLSLLDTIDRPGLREQIDREGQTLYER